One window of the Halarcobacter mediterraneus genome contains the following:
- the pstC gene encoding phosphate ABC transporter permease subunit PstC: MKENLIKTALIVASTISILTTFGILFSILFEAISFFELRSFWYFLTGTEWSPGIPGSKFGAVPIFAGTLMITFIAMAVALPIGLGSAIFMSEYASHRTRSYLKPVLEILAGIPTVVYGFFAAITVAPLIVKGAAFFGLEATFNSALASGVVMGIMIIPVISSLSDDVIKAVPDSQRKASLGLGMTQGETIKNIVLPSALPGIISATLLGFSKAIGETMIVVMAAGLRPNLSINPLEDMTTVTVRIVDALVGDQAFNSPETLVAFALGLALFVVTLALNIVSLSLIRKFKEKYKVNTL, encoded by the coding sequence ATGAAAGAAAATCTCATAAAAACAGCATTGATTGTAGCTTCTACCATATCAATACTTACTACTTTTGGGATTCTTTTTTCAATACTATTTGAAGCAATTTCGTTCTTTGAGCTAAGAAGTTTTTGGTACTTCTTAACAGGAACAGAATGGTCACCGGGAATACCAGGAAGTAAATTTGGAGCAGTACCTATTTTTGCAGGTACACTTATGATTACTTTTATTGCAATGGCTGTTGCTTTACCTATTGGATTAGGTAGTGCTATTTTTATGAGTGAGTATGCCTCTCATAGAACAAGATCATACCTAAAACCTGTCTTAGAAATTCTTGCTGGAATACCTACTGTTGTTTATGGTTTCTTTGCTGCAATAACAGTTGCTCCTTTAATTGTAAAAGGTGCTGCATTTTTTGGCTTAGAAGCTACCTTCAACTCTGCTTTAGCTTCTGGAGTTGTTATGGGGATTATGATCATTCCTGTAATTTCATCTTTATCAGATGATGTAATTAAAGCTGTTCCAGATAGTCAAAGAAAAGCTTCATTAGGCTTAGGAATGACACAAGGTGAAACAATTAAGAACATTGTACTTCCATCTGCTTTACCAGGTATTATTTCTGCAACACTATTAGGTTTTTCAAAAGCAATTGGAGAGACAATGATTGTTGTTATGGCAGCAGGGTTAAGACCAAACCTTTCAATTAACCCTTTAGAAGATATGACTACAGTTACGGTTAGAATCGTAGATGCCTTAGTAGGAGACCAAGCTTTCAATTCTCCGGAAACATTAGTTGCATTTGCATTAGGATTGGCATTATTTGTAGTAACTCTAGCTTTAAATATTGTTTCTCTATCTTTGATTAGAAAATTTAAAGAAAAGTACAAGGTAAATACATTATGA
- the pstA gene encoding phosphate ABC transporter permease PstA, which translates to MIKKKNKNKNNPFYDPTLTKRHRSSKRFKTFTLASLVFSIAFLVFFLFDIIGKGTPAFEQAYVNVEVTYNEASKKSYRKAIDKKYTRIVSRAWLRTVPMLIEENPELMGKTIKTWVLADDQVDQYLKGHYFKLKRKDRALIDEMKAYGDAELKFNTIFFTNGDSKTPEFAGLNSAIIGSILTLIITMLVAFPIGVMTAVYLEEFADDNKFTQTIEVNINNLAAIPSILFGLLGLAIFINLFGLPRSSPLVGGLTLALMTLPIIIVSSRAALRAVPDSIRQAGYGLGLTKIEVTRDHVLPLAFPGILTGSIIGLAQAMGETAPLIIIGMIAFIPDAPGSIMEAATVMPAQLFTWAGMPERMYIEKTAAGIMVLLTILISLNALAIYLRKKYEVKW; encoded by the coding sequence ATGATTAAGAAAAAGAACAAAAATAAAAATAATCCTTTTTATGATCCAACGTTAACAAAAAGACATAGAAGTTCAAAAAGATTTAAAACATTTACTTTAGCTTCTTTAGTTTTTTCAATTGCTTTTTTAGTTTTTTTCTTATTTGATATTATAGGAAAAGGAACTCCTGCTTTTGAGCAAGCATATGTAAATGTAGAAGTAACATATAATGAAGCCTCAAAAAAAAGTTATAGAAAAGCAATTGATAAAAAATATACTAGGATTGTTTCTAGAGCTTGGTTAAGAACTGTTCCAATGTTAATTGAAGAGAACCCAGAACTTATGGGGAAAACTATCAAAACTTGGGTTCTAGCTGATGACCAAGTAGACCAATACTTAAAAGGTCACTATTTTAAGTTAAAAAGAAAAGATAGAGCTTTAATTGATGAAATGAAAGCTTATGGTGATGCTGAATTAAAATTTAATACAATTTTCTTTACAAATGGGGACTCAAAAACACCTGAATTTGCAGGTTTAAACTCAGCAATAATAGGTTCTATTTTAACTTTGATTATAACAATGCTTGTTGCCTTTCCAATAGGTGTAATGACAGCTGTTTATTTAGAAGAGTTTGCCGATGATAATAAATTCACACAAACAATTGAAGTTAATATTAATAACTTAGCAGCTATTCCTTCAATCTTATTTGGTTTATTAGGTCTTGCAATATTTATTAATCTATTTGGATTACCTAGATCCTCACCTCTTGTAGGGGGTCTTACATTAGCTCTTATGACCCTACCAATTATTATTGTAAGTTCAAGAGCAGCACTAAGAGCAGTTCCTGATTCTATTAGACAAGCAGGTTATGGTTTAGGTCTAACTAAAATTGAAGTTACAAGAGACCATGTTTTACCATTAGCATTCCCTGGGATTTTGACTGGTTCAATTATAGGTTTAGCACAAGCTATGGGAGAAACAGCACCATTAATTATTATTGGTATGATTGCATTTATTCCAGATGCACCTGGCTCTATAATGGAAGCAGCTACAGTTATGCCTGCACAATTATTTACATGGGCTGGGATGCCAGAGAGAATGTATATAGAAAAAACTGCTGCTGGAATTATGGTATTACTAACGATTTTGATTTCTCTAAATGCATTAGCAATATACCTTAGAAAAAAATATGAAGTAAAATGGTAA
- the pstB gene encoding phosphate ABC transporter ATP-binding protein PstB yields MKVDVNELNLWYGSNHALHSISVPLYENKITALIGPSGCGKSTFLRCLNRMNDLISSVKIDGSVVIDNKNIYDKDVDEVSVRKRVGMVFQQPNPFPKSIYDNVAYAPLKHNQVKKGKACDELVEKSLRDAGLWEEVKDKLNEPGTSLSGGQQQRLCIARTIAVKPEIILMDEPTSALDPISTEKIEALMLELKKQYTIITVTHNMQQAARVADYTAFFHLGKLIEYDETETIFVNPSNKKTEDYITGRFG; encoded by the coding sequence ATAAAAGTAGATGTAAATGAATTAAATTTATGGTATGGAAGTAACCATGCCCTTCATAGTATTTCAGTTCCTTTATATGAAAATAAAATCACAGCTTTAATTGGACCTTCTGGATGTGGAAAGTCTACATTCTTAAGATGTTTAAATAGAATGAATGACTTAATTTCAAGTGTTAAGATTGATGGTTCTGTTGTAATTGATAATAAAAATATTTATGATAAAGATGTTGATGAAGTAAGTGTTAGAAAAAGAGTTGGGATGGTTTTTCAACAACCAAATCCTTTTCCTAAATCTATTTATGACAATGTTGCTTATGCACCTTTAAAACATAATCAAGTAAAAAAAGGCAAAGCGTGTGATGAATTAGTAGAAAAATCATTAAGAGATGCAGGACTTTGGGAAGAAGTAAAAGATAAATTAAATGAACCAGGAACATCACTTTCAGGTGGACAGCAACAAAGACTTTGTATTGCAAGAACAATTGCAGTTAAACCTGAAATTATTTTAATGGATGAACCAACATCAGCTTTAGATCCTATTTCAACAGAAAAAATTGAAGCTTTGATGTTAGAGTTAAAAAAGCAGTATACAATAATAACTGTAACTCATAATATGCAACAGGCAGCTAGAGTTGCTGATTATACTGCATTTTTCCACCTTGGAAAACTTATTGAATATGATGAAACAGAAACAATTTTCGTAAATCCATCAAACAAAAAAACAGAAGATTATATTACAGGAAGGTTTGGGTAA
- a CDS encoding phosphate signaling complex PhoU family protein — translation MLKPYIENINKIKEEITNIGEEISHANKISLSALKENDSSMLKDVNLSMKKLSSKSTEIDNLIVKTLALYSPEAKDLREMVSFLKITNELMRAAAYSKAFAKSFRKAFSPELDAEAILEYAIPLLKSSNLALYTAIEMVKEDDEKLIEEKFNRVLVEDSKTDDLYAMIEKNILKLITKNIELSKDYFEVLSSLRKLEKVSGRASSIANLLVFAEVGGDLENT, via the coding sequence ATGTTAAAACCATATATAGAGAATATTAACAAAATAAAAGAAGAAATAACAAATATAGGAGAAGAGATTTCACATGCAAATAAAATTTCTTTGTCTGCCTTAAAAGAAAATGATTCATCAATGTTAAAAGATGTTAACTTATCAATGAAGAAACTATCATCAAAGTCAACTGAAATTGATAACTTAATAGTTAAAACATTAGCATTATATTCACCAGAAGCAAAAGACTTAAGAGAAATGGTTTCTTTTTTAAAAATTACCAATGAACTAATGAGAGCAGCTGCATATTCAAAAGCTTTTGCAAAATCTTTTAGAAAAGCTTTTTCTCCTGAATTAGATGCAGAAGCAATTTTAGAATATGCAATTCCTTTACTAAAATCATCTAACTTAGCTTTATACACGGCTATTGAAATGGTTAAAGAAGATGATGAAAAACTTATTGAAGAAAAGTTCAATAGAGTTTTAGTTGAAGATAGTAAAACAGATGATTTATATGCAATGATAGAAAAAAATATTTTAAAACTTATCACTAAAAATATTGAATTATCAAAAGACTATTTTGAAGTACTAAGTTCCTTAAGAAAACTAGAAAAAGTTTCAGGAAGAGCAAGCTCAATTGCAAACTTATTAGTTTTTGCTGAAGTTGGTGGAGATTTAGAAAACACTTGA
- a CDS encoding phosphate-starvation-inducible PsiE family protein yields MKLIENIKKYFSSNYEVLAAVIIFIIVIVAKLEFYKTIILMLEFIVLMEVAKMISDFIKKEKLRLRFVIDIFIIFLIRDVIIYTSHTNKDYFTIIFLLFVIFIFFIFRILAIKYSPGIVKPQKENNKED; encoded by the coding sequence ATGAAATTAATTGAAAATATAAAAAAATATTTCAGTTCAAACTATGAAGTTTTAGCTGCAGTTATTATTTTTATAATAGTAATTGTTGCTAAACTTGAATTCTACAAAACAATCATTTTAATGCTTGAATTCATTGTACTAATGGAAGTAGCTAAAATGATTTCAGACTTTATAAAAAAAGAAAAACTTAGACTTCGATTTGTTATTGATATCTTTATTATCTTTTTAATTCGTGATGTGATTATTTACACTTCTCATACAAATAAAGACTATTTTACTATTATCTTTTTACTTTTTGTGATTTTTATATTCTTTATTTTTAGAATATTAGCTATAAAATACTCTCCAGGAATTGTAAAACCACAAAAAGAAAATAATAAAGAAGATTAA
- a CDS encoding response regulator transcription factor: MHNKLVLIVEDEEDILELLEYTLQKESYDTIGFLNVNEKLEKVLDEESIDLILMDRNLPGIDGTEFINNIRKKGHNCPVIYLTAKDKDEDILEGFESHADDYITKPFNIKELLARIKAVIKRSSKDINILKVRDITYKASNKKFYIDSNEIELTHLEHDLLLEFIKNKDILMSREHLLEAVWEDSYDKKLKTVNVAIKRLKAKIDPHNEKEYIKSIRGEGYLFC, translated from the coding sequence ATGCATAATAAATTAGTACTAATCGTTGAAGATGAAGAAGATATCTTAGAATTATTAGAATATACTTTACAAAAAGAGTCTTATGACACTATAGGTTTTTTAAACGTAAATGAAAAATTAGAAAAAGTTTTAGATGAGGAAAGTATTGATCTTATTTTAATGGATAGAAACCTTCCAGGAATTGATGGAACTGAATTTATTAATAATATTAGAAAAAAAGGTCACAACTGCCCAGTAATATATCTTACAGCAAAAGATAAGGACGAAGATATTCTAGAAGGATTTGAGTCTCACGCAGATGATTATATTACAAAACCATTTAATATAAAAGAGTTATTAGCAAGAATTAAAGCTGTTATAAAAAGAAGCTCAAAAGATATTAATATTTTAAAAGTAAGAGATATTACTTATAAAGCATCAAATAAAAAGTTCTATATTGATTCAAATGAAATAGAGCTTACTCATTTAGAACATGACTTGCTACTAGAGTTTATAAAAAACAAAGATATTCTCATGTCAAGAGAACACCTATTAGAAGCTGTTTGGGAAGACTCTTATGATAAAAAATTAAAAACAGTAAATGTTGCAATAAAAAGATTGAAAGCAAAAATTGATCCTCACAATGAAAAAGAATATATTAAATCAATTAGAGGAGAAGGTTACTTGTTTTGTTAA
- a CDS encoding sensor histidine kinase: protein MLKIHQVFLRAFSVIFLLILIIISTTTYFWSKNVYLNQIEKNLSQNIDSLSLSLNSFDNIEYIIKTFKAKTGLRITIINEKGVVIADSDRDIKAMGNHSTRYEIIHAKYEGYGKKIRYSNTLKEELLYVAKKIVIDDEIYFLRLADYTAKIIENFSKLSFQIIGFISLFIIFAFIITYLISIKIRNETNAILGYLIELSNKKPTSNIYSDFSEEFYKITRLLNKVASKLAKREKQKSKQTAKLKLANKQKDEIISAISHEFKNPIAVITGYSETMIGDQDLPEAMKEKFLKKIQSNGIKMSRIIDKLRLSLKLEEGKQEILTTNCSIKELCKKVIYDLTDKYPKREIILKENEDFKINVDETLFLMALENLVENALKYSEDEVFIEYNENCIQIIDQGIGIEEKDLKRINQKFYRVSQNGWNNSLGLGLFIVNSIIKLHEFHLEVESVEEKGSKFIIKY from the coding sequence TTGTTAAAAATACACCAAGTCTTTTTAAGAGCATTCTCTGTAATTTTTTTATTAATATTAATAATAATTTCAACTACTACTTATTTTTGGTCAAAAAATGTCTACTTAAATCAGATAGAAAAAAATTTGTCTCAAAATATAGACTCATTATCTTTAAGTCTAAATTCCTTTGATAATATTGAATATATAATTAAAACATTTAAAGCAAAAACAGGACTTAGAATTACAATAATAAATGAAAAAGGAGTTGTAATTGCAGATAGTGATAGAGATATTAAAGCCATGGGAAACCACTCTACAAGATATGAAATTATTCATGCAAAATATGAAGGATATGGAAAAAAGATTAGATATTCAAATACTTTAAAAGAAGAACTTTTATATGTAGCAAAAAAAATTGTTATTGATGATGAAATATACTTCTTAAGACTTGCTGATTATACAGCAAAAATCATAGAAAACTTTTCAAAATTATCTTTTCAGATTATAGGATTTATTTCTTTGTTTATAATTTTTGCTTTTATAATAACTTATTTAATAAGTATTAAAATTAGGAATGAAACAAATGCCATTTTAGGGTATTTAATTGAATTAAGTAATAAAAAACCAACTTCAAATATTTATTCAGACTTTTCAGAAGAGTTTTATAAAATAACAAGACTCCTAAATAAAGTAGCTTCAAAACTTGCAAAAAGAGAAAAACAAAAATCAAAACAAACAGCTAAACTAAAACTTGCAAATAAACAAAAAGATGAAATAATTTCAGCAATTTCCCATGAATTTAAAAACCCTATTGCAGTAATTACAGGATACAGTGAAACTATGATAGGTGACCAAGATTTGCCAGAAGCCATGAAAGAAAAATTTTTAAAAAAAATTCAGTCAAATGGTATTAAAATGAGTAGAATTATTGATAAACTAAGACTGTCATTAAAACTTGAAGAAGGGAAACAAGAAATTTTAACTACAAACTGTTCTATAAAAGAACTTTGTAAAAAAGTTATCTATGATTTAACTGACAAGTATCCAAAGAGAGAAATTATTTTAAAAGAAAATGAAGACTTTAAGATAAATGTTGATGAAACTCTTTTTTTAATGGCTCTAGAAAATCTCGTAGAAAATGCTTTAAAATATTCAGAAGATGAAGTTTTTATAGAATATAATGAAAATTGTATTCAGATAATTGATCAAGGAATAGGAATAGAAGAAAAAGATTTAAAAAGAATTAATCAAAAGTTTTATAGAGTATCCCAAAATGGGTGGAACAACTCTCTAGGTTTAGGTCTTTTTATAGTAAATTCAATTATTAAATTACATGAATTCCATCTTGAGGTTGAAAGTGTAGAAGAAAAAGGTTCTAAATTTATAATAAAATATTAA
- the rplM gene encoding 50S ribosomal protein L13 → MKFTQMAKANEIERDWIVVDATDKVFGRIITEVATLLRGKHKPSYTPNVDCGDNVIIINASKAKFTGAKLEDKNYYTHSGYFGSTKTHKMSDMLEKNPEKLYKLATRGMLPKTKLGKTMLKKLKVYAGSEHPHTAQIKG, encoded by the coding sequence ATGAAATTTACTCAAATGGCAAAAGCTAACGAAATCGAAAGAGATTGGATTGTAGTTGATGCAACTGATAAAGTCTTTGGTAGAATTATTACTGAAGTTGCAACACTATTAAGAGGGAAACATAAACCTAGCTATACTCCAAATGTAGATTGTGGAGACAATGTAATTATCATCAATGCTTCAAAAGCAAAGTTCACTGGAGCTAAATTAGAAGATAAAAACTATTATACTCACTCAGGATACTTTGGAAGCACTAAGACACATAAGATGTCTGATATGTTAGAAAAAAACCCTGAAAAACTATATAAATTAGCAACTAGAGGTATGCTTCCAAAAACAAAACTTGGAAAAACAATGCTAAAAAAATTAAAAGTATACGCAGGTAGCGAGCACCCACACACTGCGCAAATTAAAGGATAA
- the rpsI gene encoding 30S ribosomal protein S9 yields the protein MAKVYATGRRKSAIAKVWLENGNGQLTINGQTLDAWLGGHEAIKKRVMQPLEVSKQDGSVNIVVKTLGGGYSAQADAVKHGISRALVAYDEQFRAILKPYGLLTRDARSVERKKYGKKKARKSTQFSKR from the coding sequence ATGGCAAAAGTATATGCAACTGGAAGAAGAAAATCTGCTATAGCAAAAGTATGGTTAGAAAACGGAAATGGACAACTTACAATCAATGGTCAAACTTTAGACGCGTGGTTAGGTGGACATGAAGCAATCAAAAAAAGAGTTATGCAACCTCTAGAAGTATCTAAACAAGATGGTTCTGTAAATATTGTAGTAAAAACTCTTGGTGGTGGATATTCTGCACAAGCTGATGCTGTTAAACATGGTATTTCAAGAGCTTTAGTTGCTTATGATGAGCAATTCAGAGCAATCTTAAAACCTTATGGATTATTAACTAGAGATGCAAGATCTGTAGAAAGAAAGAAATACGGAAAGAAAAAAGCAAGAAAATCTACACAGTTCTCAAAAAGATAA
- a CDS encoding peptide-binding protein, protein MKKLYLFLILNLFVINVLARTLNLSMTSSPSRLNPILSNDTASSEISSWLFNGLFKYDKDGNIVKDIASSYKFESDTKLIITLRKDAYWHDNKKVTAHDVVFTYEKVIDPKVFNSIVSNFKKVKSVKAIDNYTVEIIYKEPYFKALQIWLIGLLPKHILKDEKNLMTSSFNKNPIGNGPYILDSFKNSSDIILTANENFYEGKPKINRVYYKFIPSSDTVFLMLKENKLDVGSLTPLQLDRQISEDFKKDFQIVESQSFSYDYLGFNLRNKKFQNKKVRQALSLGINRQEMVDILFFGHGKICNGPFLPGSFVYNEKVKQTNQNLEEAKKLLKEAGYDKNNPFSFEITTNTGNETRLNAALIIQYQLAKIGVDVKIKVMEWQAFLNTIVHPRKFEAILLGWALTLMPDAYPLWHTNSDRLGGFNLTGYRNKKVDTLIEDASSIVEQDEFAKKYKQIFKTIAEDLPYLFLYIPNSITVVNSKIKNIEPAFTGIRHNQENWIKP, encoded by the coding sequence ATGAAAAAACTATATCTATTTTTAATTTTAAATTTATTTGTAATAAATGTCCTAGCAAGAACATTAAACCTTTCAATGACTTCAAGTCCAAGTAGATTAAACCCTATTCTATCAAATGATACTGCAAGTTCAGAAATAAGCTCATGGCTTTTTAATGGTTTATTTAAATATGATAAAGATGGTAATATTGTTAAAGATATTGCAAGTTCATATAAGTTTGAAAGTGATACAAAATTAATTATTACTTTAAGAAAAGATGCCTATTGGCATGATAATAAAAAAGTTACAGCCCATGATGTAGTTTTCACTTATGAAAAAGTTATAGACCCTAAAGTTTTTAATTCTATTGTTTCAAATTTTAAGAAAGTAAAAAGTGTAAAGGCAATTGATAATTATACAGTTGAAATAATATATAAAGAACCCTACTTTAAAGCCTTACAAATTTGGTTAATAGGACTTTTACCAAAACATATTCTAAAAGATGAAAAAAATCTAATGACAAGCTCTTTTAATAAAAACCCAATAGGAAATGGTCCTTATATTCTTGATTCATTTAAAAATTCCTCAGATATAATACTTACTGCAAATGAAAATTTTTATGAAGGAAAACCTAAAATAAATAGAGTTTATTATAAATTTATTCCTAGTTCAGATACTGTATTCTTAATGCTTAAAGAAAATAAGTTAGATGTAGGATCTTTAACTCCATTACAACTAGATAGACAAATATCTGAAGATTTTAAAAAAGATTTTCAAATAGTTGAATCTCAAAGTTTTTCTTATGATTACTTAGGTTTTAATTTAAGAAATAAAAAGTTTCAAAATAAAAAAGTCAGGCAAGCTTTATCTTTAGGAATAAATAGACAAGAAATGGTAGATATATTATTTTTTGGACATGGAAAAATTTGTAATGGTCCTTTTTTACCAGGAAGTTTTGTTTATAATGAAAAAGTTAAACAAACAAATCAGAACTTAGAAGAAGCAAAAAAACTTTTAAAAGAAGCAGGATATGATAAGAATAATCCTTTTTCCTTTGAAATCACAACAAATACAGGAAATGAAACTAGACTAAATGCAGCCTTAATAATCCAATATCAACTTGCAAAAATTGGAGTTGATGTAAAAATAAAAGTAATGGAATGGCAAGCTTTTTTAAATACTATTGTTCATCCAAGAAAATTTGAAGCAATACTTTTAGGCTGGGCATTAACTCTGATGCCTGATGCTTATCCTCTTTGGCATACTAACTCTGATAGATTAGGAGGTTTTAATTTAACAGGTTATAGAAATAAAAAAGTTGACACTCTTATTGAAGATGCTTCAAGTATAGTTGAACAAGATGAATTTGCAAAAAAATATAAACAAATTTTCAAAACTATTGCAGAAGATTTACCCTATTTATTTTTATATATTCCAAACTCGATTACAGTTGTAAACTCTAAAATAAAAAACATTGAACCTGCATTTACAGGAATAAGACATAACCAAGAAAATTGGATAAAACCATAA
- a CDS encoding HAD family hydrolase — MEKIILFDLDGTLIDSTDAIISTFHHSFKELDYNFTGTDNDIKSLIGYPLDIMYQELGIEKNLVEDYIDSYKNRYRQISRQQTELLDFAKEAVELANTFARLSVVTTKTGLYSQELLEHMNIMKYFEHITGREHVKYPKPHPEPIHRTLDLMNIKQTCNIWMVGDTELDLLAAQSAGINCVGVLCGYGEEETLKQHTPYIAENSFEAVKLIQEL, encoded by the coding sequence GTGGAAAAAATTATACTTTTTGATTTAGATGGAACATTAATAGACTCAACAGATGCTATTATCTCAACCTTTCATCACTCTTTTAAGGAATTAGATTATAACTTTACAGGAACAGACAATGATATAAAATCATTAATAGGCTACCCTTTAGATATTATGTATCAAGAATTAGGAATAGAAAAAAATCTTGTAGAGGATTATATAGATTCTTATAAAAATAGATATAGACAAATTTCAAGACAACAAACTGAATTATTGGATTTTGCAAAAGAGGCTGTTGAATTAGCAAATACTTTTGCTAGACTTTCTGTTGTAACAACAAAGACAGGTCTTTATAGTCAAGAATTATTAGAACATATGAATATCATGAAATATTTTGAACATATCACAGGAAGAGAACATGTTAAGTATCCAAAACCTCATCCAGAACCAATTCATAGAACTTTAGATTTAATGAATATCAAACAAACTTGTAATATATGGATGGTAGGAGATACTGAACTTGACTTATTGGCAGCTCAAAGTGCAGGAATAAATTGCGTTGGTGTCTTATGTGGTTATGGAGAAGAAGAAACATTAAAACAACATACTCCATATATTGCAGAGAATTCTTTTGAAGCAGTAAAATTAATACAAGAATTATAA